The following proteins come from a genomic window of Acetivibrio cellulolyticus CD2:
- a CDS encoding VanW family protein, which translates to MINMKPIKRSKYRIALGKAWYTYTRYFEWCLNNKKYSANKDENYLPYLVYQHRTPLLRKLKNVEMWMQYNKVVNLKIASKCINKIIIKPKETFSYWKLIGKPDKRKGYLDGMVLYNGGFKPGVGGGLCQLSNLIYWMTLHSPLEVVERHRHSFDVFPDSNRKLPFGSGATCVYNYRDLQIYNGTGMTFQLIIYLDDEYLYGELRASSEIEQTYEVYEKNHHITHEFWGGYIRHNEIYKRVFYPQGYEVEALVTENHAIMMYQPFLENKN; encoded by the coding sequence ATGATTAATATGAAACCTATAAAAAGAAGCAAGTACAGGATAGCATTGGGAAAAGCTTGGTATACCTATACAAGATATTTTGAGTGGTGCTTAAATAATAAAAAGTATTCAGCGAACAAGGATGAAAACTATTTGCCTTACTTGGTTTATCAACATAGGACACCTCTTTTGAGAAAGCTCAAAAATGTTGAAATGTGGATGCAGTATAATAAAGTAGTTAATTTAAAGATAGCATCTAAATGTATCAACAAAATAATAATAAAGCCGAAAGAAACCTTTTCCTATTGGAAACTTATAGGTAAACCTGATAAAAGAAAGGGATATTTAGATGGAATGGTTCTTTATAATGGAGGTTTTAAGCCTGGAGTTGGAGGAGGTTTGTGTCAATTATCAAATCTTATTTATTGGATGACTTTGCATAGTCCTTTGGAAGTTGTTGAAAGGCATAGACATAGCTTTGATGTTTTTCCTGACTCCAACAGAAAGCTTCCCTTTGGAAGTGGAGCTACATGTGTATATAACTATAGGGATTTGCAGATATATAACGGAACAGGTATGACTTTTCAGTTGATAATTTATTTGGATGACGAATATTTATATGGAGAATTGAGAGCATCTTCAGAGATTGAACAAACATACGAAGTGTATGAGAAAAATCATCATATTACGCATGAGTTTTGGGGGGGATATATAAGGCATAATGAAATATATAAGAGAGTATTTTATCCACAGGGTTATGAAGTTGAAGCGCTTGTTACGGAAAATCATGCCATTATGATGTATCAACCATTTTTGGAAAATAAGAATTAA